The genomic region CATCCCCGGGCAGCCAACTTTGTGCGCAAGTTAACGGAAGGTCCCTACAAGGGGCGTTACATCTATTGGTTTCACAACAACAAGACGAAGGGCTGGGGCGGGCGCAATCCCGCCTATCTCTTGGGAGGAACGGAAGTGGATGGCCCGGGTGGAAAGCACATTCAATGGGGTGAACCTGTCGCAGTGCTCTATGACCGGAACCCAGAGACACGTATCAGCTACCCCGACTTTGTGTGGGACAACGGCCTCTACATCACGGAAACCCAGAAATTAATCGCCCGCGTTCATCGCATTCCGGATGGACTCCTGCGAAGTCTGTGGAAAGAAAACAAAGCCGAATAAACTCCGCAGGCGACGCCCTAAAGGCCGCAGCTGAGGAGTAAGGTACGAGGAGATAGAGAATAATAATGAAGAAAATATTACTATGTGTAGGGGCCTTAAGCCTTTGGGCTATGGCGGCGATAGCGGAAAATGGACCTCTGGAACCCCAACTTATCAGCAGCGAGCATCTGAGTGGTCCGGCGAGTTTGGGTCTGGAGCTAAGGACTTACGCCTCCAATAGTGATCAGATCAAACTCAATGGCACCCTTCATATCGCTTTCGGCCCAAAGAATCAGGAGATCGTCACGGATTCACACAACAATCGTTTCCTCTACCGTGCCAGCGCTGATGAGCCCTTTCAAATTTCTCCCATCCCGGTGAAAGGTCAGCACTCGCTTGTCTACAACCCGGCCGACAAGCTCTACTACGCAAACGATACCGCAAATCACCGCATCATCTCCTTCTCTGATCTCAGCACTAGCAAGATCACTGCTGAGACTAAAAATATTGCCGGCATAGAGCTGAAGCGCCCGCACGATATCGTTGTCGATCCCGCGACGGCTTGGATCTATACGATCAATCCAAACTCTGGGCAGGTTTTTCGCTTCACCGCGATAGGCGAAAACGAGTCTGTGCTCTCGGTACCTGTAAAAGGCTATGCGCGGGCACTGACTTTTGCCAAGGGCAAACTCTATGTCATTGGATCGTCGAGAGGACGGATCGTAGAAGTCGTGGATTGGGACACTGAGAAATTCAAGATTTACGATAGTTTCGCTCCCACAAAGAAAAATGGCCCTGCGGGTTCCTGGACTAAGACCGGGCTCGTTCTCAATGATGCCGAATTCTTTGACGGCTTCTGGTATGCAACAAGCTACTTTACCAAGTCATTTGCTAAGGGCTCCAACTTCGATGAGAATAAATTCATCCGCTTCAAAACGCTGGATGACTTCGTCAAGGGCAATTGGACTGATCTAAGCAGTCTGATTCCGACAGGCATGACCCCCTATTACCTCACGGTAAATAAAGGCAAACTTTACCTAGCCATCTTCCACCATGAGTCGCATGGAAACGGCGACTCCATCCTTCAATTATCTCCAGTTAAACCGTCATCTTCTCGTGTGAAAAAGAATCAGCGGAAGACGAGCACCAAGGCAGCAAAATACGCGGACTCTGTACCGCAGCCCACCTTGAGCGAGATTGCCTACGGCGATCATGCACGGCATGTCTTGGATTTCTGGCAAGCACCGTCCGACAAGCCGACTCCGCTCGTTTTCGTCATTCACGGCGGAGGATGGAAAAACGGCAGTAAAGAACGTCTCAATCGCTTTGTCGATGCCTCAGCTTTGCTCCAACAAGGAATATCAGTAGTTGCCATTAATTATCGATTGATTAGAAAAGACACAGATATCAAACCACCCGTCAAAGCTCCCTTATATGATGCGGCTCGTGCTTTGCAGTTCGTCCGCAGCAAAGCCAAAGAATGGAATATCGACAAGAGACGCATTGCGGCCGCAGGGGCTTCCGCGGGCGCCTGCTCAAGCCTTTGGCTAGCCTTTCATAAGGACCTCGCCGATCCGGAGAATGCTGATCCCATTGCCCGTGAATCAACACGCCTTTATTGCGCCGCAGTGAATAATGCTCAAACCAGCCTAGACCCCAAGCAAATGAAGCAATGGACCCCCAATAGTAAATACGG from Lentisphaera profundi harbors:
- a CDS encoding carboxylesterase family protein gives rise to the protein MKKILLCVGALSLWAMAAIAENGPLEPQLISSEHLSGPASLGLELRTYASNSDQIKLNGTLHIAFGPKNQEIVTDSHNNRFLYRASADEPFQISPIPVKGQHSLVYNPADKLYYANDTANHRIISFSDLSTSKITAETKNIAGIELKRPHDIVVDPATAWIYTINPNSGQVFRFTAIGENESVLSVPVKGYARALTFAKGKLYVIGSSRGRIVEVVDWDTEKFKIYDSFAPTKKNGPAGSWTKTGLVLNDAEFFDGFWYATSYFTKSFAKGSNFDENKFIRFKTLDDFVKGNWTDLSSLIPTGMTPYYLTVNKGKLYLAIFHHESHGNGDSILQLSPVKPSSSRVKKNQRKTSTKAAKYADSVPQPTLSEIAYGDHARHVLDFWQAPSDKPTPLVFVIHGGGWKNGSKERLNRFVDASALLQQGISVVAINYRLIRKDTDIKPPVKAPLYDAARALQFVRSKAKEWNIDKRRIAAAGASAGACSSLWLAFHKDLADPENADPIARESTRLYCAAVNNAQTSLDPKQMKQWTPNSKYGGHAFGLQNFDEFLAERDKILPWIAEYSPYALLSPDDPPVYLHYSKDSPAIGKPQKDPTHTANFGMKLQERCLELGVKCELVYPGAKKVKYKDSSAYLIATLKSPAEESGK